The Passer domesticus isolate bPasDom1 chromosome 31, bPasDom1.hap1, whole genome shotgun sequence genome has a window encoding:
- the PCBP2 gene encoding poly(rC)-binding protein 2 isoform X16: MDTGVIEGGLNVTLTIRLLMHGKEVGSIIGKKGESVKKMREESGARINISEGNCPERIITLAGPTNAIFKAFAMIIDKLEEDISSSMTNSTAASRPPVTLRLVVPASQCGSLIGKGGCKIKEIRESTGAQVQVAGDMLPNSTERAITIAGIPQSIIECVKQICVVMLESPPKGVTIPYRPKPSSSPVIFAGGQAYTIQGQYAIPQPDLTKLHQLAMQQSHFPMSHGNTGFSGVDSSSAEVKGYWGLDASAQTTSHELTIPNDLIGCIIGRQGAKINEIRQMSGAQIKIANPVEGSTDRQVTITGSAASISLAQYLINVRLSSETGGMGSS, from the exons ATGGACACCGGAGTCATCGAAGGGGGTCTCAATGTCACGCTCACCATCCGGCTACTCATGCACGGAAAG GAGGTGGGAAGCATCATTGGGAAG AAAGGCGAGTCGGTGAAGAAGATGCGAGAGGAG AGCGGAGCTCGCATCAACATCTCGGAAGGGAACTGCCCCGAGCGGATCATCACCCTGGCGGGACCCACCAACGCCATCTTCAAAGCTTTTGCGATGATCATTGACAAACTGGAAGAG GACATCAGCAGCTCCATGAccaacagcacagctgccagccggCCCCCGGTCACCCTGCGGCTTGTGGTGCCCGCCAGCCAGTGCGGGTCCCTCATTGGCAAGGGAGGCTGCAAGATCAAGGAGATCCGAGAG AGCACGGGGGCACAGGTCCAGGTGGCAGGGGACATGCTGCCCAACTCGACTGAGCGAGCCATCACCATTGCTGGGATCCCACAGTCCATCATCGAGTGCGTCAAACAGATCTGCGTCGTCATGCTTGAG TCTCCCCCGAAGGGTGTCACCATCCCGTACCGACCCAAGCCATCCAGCTCTCCTGTCATCTTTGCAGGCGGCCAG GCCTATACCATTCAAGGACAGTATGCCATTCCACAGCCAGAT CTGACCAAGCTGCACCAGTTGGCAATGCAACAGTCACACTTTCCAATGTCTCATGGCAACACTGGATTCAGTG GCGTTgactccagctctgcagaggtgaAAGGCTATTGGG GTTTGGATGCCTCTGCCCAAACCACCTCCCATGAACTCACCATTCCAAATGAT ctgATTGGCTGCATCATCGGGCGTCAGGGCGCCAAGATCAACGAGATCCGTCAGATGTCCGGGGCTCAGATCAAGATTGCCAACCCCGTGGAAGGCTCTACTGACAGGCAGGTGACCATAACTGGATCTGCAGCGAGCATCAGCCTGGCCCAGTATCTAATTAATGTCAG GCTCTCCTCGGAGACCGGGGGCATGGGCAGCAGTTAG
- the PCBP2 gene encoding poly(rC)-binding protein 2 isoform X10, which yields MDTGVIEGGLNVTLTIRLLMHGKEVGSIIGKKGESVKKMREESGARINISEGNCPERIITLAGPTNAIFKAFAMIIDKLEEDISSSMTNSTAASRPPVTLRLVVPASQCGSLIGKGGCKIKEIRESTGAQVQVAGDMLPNSTERAITIAGIPQSIIECVKQICVVMLESPPKGVTIPYRPKPSSSPVIFAGGQLTKLHQLAMQQSHFPMSHGNTGFSGLDASAQTTSHELTIPNDLIGCIIGRQGAKINEIRQMSGAQIKIANPVEGSTDRQVTITGSAASISLAQYLINVSLESAKPSSQAASVTIPDHLSINLSQPSTPSSSSSSTTTPSLATAGASDAPSSLPNPLPTAPCVSSLLGMKPVPLLALNVVSAAKGAAAPAVPCVTNKLKAEKQRFSPY from the exons ATGGACACCGGAGTCATCGAAGGGGGTCTCAATGTCACGCTCACCATCCGGCTACTCATGCACGGAAAG GAGGTGGGAAGCATCATTGGGAAG AAAGGCGAGTCGGTGAAGAAGATGCGAGAGGAG AGCGGAGCTCGCATCAACATCTCGGAAGGGAACTGCCCCGAGCGGATCATCACCCTGGCGGGACCCACCAACGCCATCTTCAAAGCTTTTGCGATGATCATTGACAAACTGGAAGAG GACATCAGCAGCTCCATGAccaacagcacagctgccagccggCCCCCGGTCACCCTGCGGCTTGTGGTGCCCGCCAGCCAGTGCGGGTCCCTCATTGGCAAGGGAGGCTGCAAGATCAAGGAGATCCGAGAG AGCACGGGGGCACAGGTCCAGGTGGCAGGGGACATGCTGCCCAACTCGACTGAGCGAGCCATCACCATTGCTGGGATCCCACAGTCCATCATCGAGTGCGTCAAACAGATCTGCGTCGTCATGCTTGAG TCTCCCCCGAAGGGTGTCACCATCCCGTACCGACCCAAGCCATCCAGCTCTCCTGTCATCTTTGCAGGCGGCCAG CTGACCAAGCTGCACCAGTTGGCAATGCAACAGTCACACTTTCCAATGTCTCATGGCAACACTGGATTCAGTG GTTTGGATGCCTCTGCCCAAACCACCTCCCATGAACTCACCATTCCAAATGAT ctgATTGGCTGCATCATCGGGCGTCAGGGCGCCAAGATCAACGAGATCCGTCAGATGTCCGGGGCTCAGATCAAGATTGCCAACCCCGTGGAAGGCTCTACTGACAGGCAGGTGACCATAACTGGATCTGCAGCGAGCATCAGCCTGGCCCAGTATCTAATTAATGTCAG TTTAGAAAGCGCTAAACCCTCCTCCCAGGCAGCCTCCGTCACGATCCCTGACCACCTCAGCATCAACCTCTCTCAACCCTCCAccccttcttcttcttcctcctccaccacCACCCCCTCGCTCGCCACCGCGGGGGCCTCCGACGCACCCTCCAGCCTCCCCAACCCTCTTCCGACCGCCCCTTGTGTCTCCAGTCTGCTTGGCATGAAACCTGTCCCTCTCCTGGCGCTAAATGTCGTGTCTGCGGCCAAAGGCGCCGCGGCGCCCGCCGTGCCCTGTGTCACTAACAAACTCAAAGCGGAGAAGCAAAGGTTTTCCCCGTACTGA
- the PCBP2 gene encoding poly(rC)-binding protein 2 isoform X8, translating into MDTGVIEGGLNVTLTIRLLMHGKEVGSIIGKKGESVKKMREESGARINISEGNCPERIITLAGPTNAIFKAFAMIIDKLEEDISSSMTNSTAASRPPVTLRLVVPASQCGSLIGKGGCKIKEIRESTGAQVQVAGDMLPNSTERAITIAGIPQSIIECVKQICVVMLESPPKGVTIPYRPKPSSSPVIFAGGQAYTIQGQYAIPQPDLTKLHQLAMQQSHFPMSHGNTGFSGLDASAQTTSHELTIPNDLIGCIIGRQGAKINEIRQMSGAQIKIANPVEGSTDRQVTITGSAASISLAQYLINVSLESAKPSSQAASVTIPDHLSINLSQPSTPSSSSSSTTTPSLATAGASDAPSSLPNPLPTAPCVSSLLGMKPVPLLALNVVSAAKGAAAPAVPCVTNKLKAEKQRFSPY; encoded by the exons ATGGACACCGGAGTCATCGAAGGGGGTCTCAATGTCACGCTCACCATCCGGCTACTCATGCACGGAAAG GAGGTGGGAAGCATCATTGGGAAG AAAGGCGAGTCGGTGAAGAAGATGCGAGAGGAG AGCGGAGCTCGCATCAACATCTCGGAAGGGAACTGCCCCGAGCGGATCATCACCCTGGCGGGACCCACCAACGCCATCTTCAAAGCTTTTGCGATGATCATTGACAAACTGGAAGAG GACATCAGCAGCTCCATGAccaacagcacagctgccagccggCCCCCGGTCACCCTGCGGCTTGTGGTGCCCGCCAGCCAGTGCGGGTCCCTCATTGGCAAGGGAGGCTGCAAGATCAAGGAGATCCGAGAG AGCACGGGGGCACAGGTCCAGGTGGCAGGGGACATGCTGCCCAACTCGACTGAGCGAGCCATCACCATTGCTGGGATCCCACAGTCCATCATCGAGTGCGTCAAACAGATCTGCGTCGTCATGCTTGAG TCTCCCCCGAAGGGTGTCACCATCCCGTACCGACCCAAGCCATCCAGCTCTCCTGTCATCTTTGCAGGCGGCCAG GCCTATACCATTCAAGGACAGTATGCCATTCCACAGCCAGAT CTGACCAAGCTGCACCAGTTGGCAATGCAACAGTCACACTTTCCAATGTCTCATGGCAACACTGGATTCAGTG GTTTGGATGCCTCTGCCCAAACCACCTCCCATGAACTCACCATTCCAAATGAT ctgATTGGCTGCATCATCGGGCGTCAGGGCGCCAAGATCAACGAGATCCGTCAGATGTCCGGGGCTCAGATCAAGATTGCCAACCCCGTGGAAGGCTCTACTGACAGGCAGGTGACCATAACTGGATCTGCAGCGAGCATCAGCCTGGCCCAGTATCTAATTAATGTCAG TTTAGAAAGCGCTAAACCCTCCTCCCAGGCAGCCTCCGTCACGATCCCTGACCACCTCAGCATCAACCTCTCTCAACCCTCCAccccttcttcttcttcctcctccaccacCACCCCCTCGCTCGCCACCGCGGGGGCCTCCGACGCACCCTCCAGCCTCCCCAACCCTCTTCCGACCGCCCCTTGTGTCTCCAGTCTGCTTGGCATGAAACCTGTCCCTCTCCTGGCGCTAAATGTCGTGTCTGCGGCCAAAGGCGCCGCGGCGCCCGCCGTGCCCTGTGTCACTAACAAACTCAAAGCGGAGAAGCAAAGGTTTTCCCCGTACTGA
- the PCBP2 gene encoding poly(rC)-binding protein 2 isoform X14 yields the protein MDTGVIEGGLNVTLTIRLLMHGKEVGSIIGKKGESVKKMREESGARINISEGNCPERIITLAGPTNAIFKAFAMIIDKLEEDISSSMTNSTAASRPPVTLRLVVPASQCGSLIGKGGCKIKEIRESTGAQVQVAGDMLPNSTERAITIAGIPQSIIECVKQICVVMLESPPKGVTIPYRPKPSSSPVIFAGGQDRYSSGSASYPHTAPSMCLNSDLEGPPQEAYTIQGQYAIPQPDLTKLHQLAMQQSHFPMSHGNTGFSGLDASAQTTSHELTIPNDLIGCIIGRQGAKINEIRQMSGAQIKIANPVEGSTDRQVTITGSAASISLAQYLINVRLSSETGGMGSS from the exons ATGGACACCGGAGTCATCGAAGGGGGTCTCAATGTCACGCTCACCATCCGGCTACTCATGCACGGAAAG GAGGTGGGAAGCATCATTGGGAAG AAAGGCGAGTCGGTGAAGAAGATGCGAGAGGAG AGCGGAGCTCGCATCAACATCTCGGAAGGGAACTGCCCCGAGCGGATCATCACCCTGGCGGGACCCACCAACGCCATCTTCAAAGCTTTTGCGATGATCATTGACAAACTGGAAGAG GACATCAGCAGCTCCATGAccaacagcacagctgccagccggCCCCCGGTCACCCTGCGGCTTGTGGTGCCCGCCAGCCAGTGCGGGTCCCTCATTGGCAAGGGAGGCTGCAAGATCAAGGAGATCCGAGAG AGCACGGGGGCACAGGTCCAGGTGGCAGGGGACATGCTGCCCAACTCGACTGAGCGAGCCATCACCATTGCTGGGATCCCACAGTCCATCATCGAGTGCGTCAAACAGATCTGCGTCGTCATGCTTGAG TCTCCCCCGAAGGGTGTCACCATCCCGTACCGACCCAAGCCATCCAGCTCTCCTGTCATCTTTGCAGGCGGCCAG GACAGGTACAGCAGCGGCAGTGCGAGCTACCCCCACACCGCCCCATCCATGTGCCTCAACTCTGACTTGGAGGGACCACCTCAGGAG GCCTATACCATTCAAGGACAGTATGCCATTCCACAGCCAGAT CTGACCAAGCTGCACCAGTTGGCAATGCAACAGTCACACTTTCCAATGTCTCATGGCAACACTGGATTCAGTG GTTTGGATGCCTCTGCCCAAACCACCTCCCATGAACTCACCATTCCAAATGAT ctgATTGGCTGCATCATCGGGCGTCAGGGCGCCAAGATCAACGAGATCCGTCAGATGTCCGGGGCTCAGATCAAGATTGCCAACCCCGTGGAAGGCTCTACTGACAGGCAGGTGACCATAACTGGATCTGCAGCGAGCATCAGCCTGGCCCAGTATCTAATTAATGTCAG GCTCTCCTCGGAGACCGGGGGCATGGGCAGCAGTTAG
- the PCBP2 gene encoding poly(rC)-binding protein 2 isoform X6 produces the protein MDTGVIEGGLNVTLTIRLLMHGKEVGSIIGKKGESVKKMREESGARINISEGNCPERIITLAGPTNAIFKAFAMIIDKLEEDISSSMTNSTAASRPPVTLRLVVPASQCGSLIGKGGCKIKEIRESTGAQVQVAGDMLPNSTERAITIAGIPQSIIECVKQICVVMLESPPKGVTIPYRPKPSSSPVIFAGGQDRYSSGSASYPHTAPSMCLNSDLEGPPQELTKLHQLAMQQSHFPMSHGNTGFSGLDASAQTTSHELTIPNDLIGCIIGRQGAKINEIRQMSGAQIKIANPVEGSTDRQVTITGSAASISLAQYLINVSLESAKPSSQAASVTIPDHLSINLSQPSTPSSSSSSTTTPSLATAGASDAPSSLPNPLPTAPCVSSLLGMKPVPLLALNVVSAAKGAAAPAVPCVTNKLKAEKQRFSPY, from the exons ATGGACACCGGAGTCATCGAAGGGGGTCTCAATGTCACGCTCACCATCCGGCTACTCATGCACGGAAAG GAGGTGGGAAGCATCATTGGGAAG AAAGGCGAGTCGGTGAAGAAGATGCGAGAGGAG AGCGGAGCTCGCATCAACATCTCGGAAGGGAACTGCCCCGAGCGGATCATCACCCTGGCGGGACCCACCAACGCCATCTTCAAAGCTTTTGCGATGATCATTGACAAACTGGAAGAG GACATCAGCAGCTCCATGAccaacagcacagctgccagccggCCCCCGGTCACCCTGCGGCTTGTGGTGCCCGCCAGCCAGTGCGGGTCCCTCATTGGCAAGGGAGGCTGCAAGATCAAGGAGATCCGAGAG AGCACGGGGGCACAGGTCCAGGTGGCAGGGGACATGCTGCCCAACTCGACTGAGCGAGCCATCACCATTGCTGGGATCCCACAGTCCATCATCGAGTGCGTCAAACAGATCTGCGTCGTCATGCTTGAG TCTCCCCCGAAGGGTGTCACCATCCCGTACCGACCCAAGCCATCCAGCTCTCCTGTCATCTTTGCAGGCGGCCAG GACAGGTACAGCAGCGGCAGTGCGAGCTACCCCCACACCGCCCCATCCATGTGCCTCAACTCTGACTTGGAGGGACCACCTCAGGAG CTGACCAAGCTGCACCAGTTGGCAATGCAACAGTCACACTTTCCAATGTCTCATGGCAACACTGGATTCAGTG GTTTGGATGCCTCTGCCCAAACCACCTCCCATGAACTCACCATTCCAAATGAT ctgATTGGCTGCATCATCGGGCGTCAGGGCGCCAAGATCAACGAGATCCGTCAGATGTCCGGGGCTCAGATCAAGATTGCCAACCCCGTGGAAGGCTCTACTGACAGGCAGGTGACCATAACTGGATCTGCAGCGAGCATCAGCCTGGCCCAGTATCTAATTAATGTCAG TTTAGAAAGCGCTAAACCCTCCTCCCAGGCAGCCTCCGTCACGATCCCTGACCACCTCAGCATCAACCTCTCTCAACCCTCCAccccttcttcttcttcctcctccaccacCACCCCCTCGCTCGCCACCGCGGGGGCCTCCGACGCACCCTCCAGCCTCCCCAACCCTCTTCCGACCGCCCCTTGTGTCTCCAGTCTGCTTGGCATGAAACCTGTCCCTCTCCTGGCGCTAAATGTCGTGTCTGCGGCCAAAGGCGCCGCGGCGCCCGCCGTGCCCTGTGTCACTAACAAACTCAAAGCGGAGAAGCAAAGGTTTTCCCCGTACTGA
- the PCBP2 gene encoding poly(rC)-binding protein 2 isoform X13 encodes MDTGVIEGGLNVTLTIRLLMHGKEVGSIIGKKGESVKKMREESGARINISEGNCPERIITLAGPTNAIFKAFAMIIDKLEEDISSSMTNSTAASRPPVTLRLVVPASQCGSLIGKGGCKIKEIRESTGAQVQVAGDMLPNSTERAITIAGIPQSIIECVKQICVVMLESPPKGVTIPYRPKPSSSPVIFAGGQDRYSSGSASYPHTAPSMCLNSDLEGPPQEAYTIQGQYAIPQPDLTKLHQLAMQQSHFPMSHGNTGFSGVDSSSAEVKGYWGLDASAQTTSHELTIPNDLIGCIIGRQGAKINEIRQMSGAQIKIANPVEGSTDRQVTITGSAASISLAQYLINVRLSSETGGMGSS; translated from the exons ATGGACACCGGAGTCATCGAAGGGGGTCTCAATGTCACGCTCACCATCCGGCTACTCATGCACGGAAAG GAGGTGGGAAGCATCATTGGGAAG AAAGGCGAGTCGGTGAAGAAGATGCGAGAGGAG AGCGGAGCTCGCATCAACATCTCGGAAGGGAACTGCCCCGAGCGGATCATCACCCTGGCGGGACCCACCAACGCCATCTTCAAAGCTTTTGCGATGATCATTGACAAACTGGAAGAG GACATCAGCAGCTCCATGAccaacagcacagctgccagccggCCCCCGGTCACCCTGCGGCTTGTGGTGCCCGCCAGCCAGTGCGGGTCCCTCATTGGCAAGGGAGGCTGCAAGATCAAGGAGATCCGAGAG AGCACGGGGGCACAGGTCCAGGTGGCAGGGGACATGCTGCCCAACTCGACTGAGCGAGCCATCACCATTGCTGGGATCCCACAGTCCATCATCGAGTGCGTCAAACAGATCTGCGTCGTCATGCTTGAG TCTCCCCCGAAGGGTGTCACCATCCCGTACCGACCCAAGCCATCCAGCTCTCCTGTCATCTTTGCAGGCGGCCAG GACAGGTACAGCAGCGGCAGTGCGAGCTACCCCCACACCGCCCCATCCATGTGCCTCAACTCTGACTTGGAGGGACCACCTCAGGAG GCCTATACCATTCAAGGACAGTATGCCATTCCACAGCCAGAT CTGACCAAGCTGCACCAGTTGGCAATGCAACAGTCACACTTTCCAATGTCTCATGGCAACACTGGATTCAGTG GCGTTgactccagctctgcagaggtgaAAGGCTATTGGG GTTTGGATGCCTCTGCCCAAACCACCTCCCATGAACTCACCATTCCAAATGAT ctgATTGGCTGCATCATCGGGCGTCAGGGCGCCAAGATCAACGAGATCCGTCAGATGTCCGGGGCTCAGATCAAGATTGCCAACCCCGTGGAAGGCTCTACTGACAGGCAGGTGACCATAACTGGATCTGCAGCGAGCATCAGCCTGGCCCAGTATCTAATTAATGTCAG GCTCTCCTCGGAGACCGGGGGCATGGGCAGCAGTTAG
- the PCBP2 gene encoding poly(rC)-binding protein 2 isoform X7, protein MDTGVIEGGLNVTLTIRLLMHGKEVGSIIGKKGESVKKMREESGARINISEGNCPERIITLAGPTNAIFKAFAMIIDKLEEDISSSMTNSTAASRPPVTLRLVVPASQCGSLIGKGGCKIKEIRESTGAQVQVAGDMLPNSTERAITIAGIPQSIIECVKQICVVMLESPPKGVTIPYRPKPSSSPVIFAGGQAYTIQGQYAIPQPDLTKLHQLAMQQSHFPMSHGNTGFSGVDSSSAEVKGYWGLDASAQTTSHELTIPNDLIGCIIGRQGAKINEIRQMSGAQIKIANPVEGSTDRQVTITGSAASISLAQYLINVSLESAKPSSQAASVTIPDHLSINLSQPSTPSSSSSSTTTPSLATAGASDAPSSLPNPLPTAPCVSSLLGMKPVPLLALNVVSAAKGAAAPAVPCVTNKLKAEKQRFSPY, encoded by the exons ATGGACACCGGAGTCATCGAAGGGGGTCTCAATGTCACGCTCACCATCCGGCTACTCATGCACGGAAAG GAGGTGGGAAGCATCATTGGGAAG AAAGGCGAGTCGGTGAAGAAGATGCGAGAGGAG AGCGGAGCTCGCATCAACATCTCGGAAGGGAACTGCCCCGAGCGGATCATCACCCTGGCGGGACCCACCAACGCCATCTTCAAAGCTTTTGCGATGATCATTGACAAACTGGAAGAG GACATCAGCAGCTCCATGAccaacagcacagctgccagccggCCCCCGGTCACCCTGCGGCTTGTGGTGCCCGCCAGCCAGTGCGGGTCCCTCATTGGCAAGGGAGGCTGCAAGATCAAGGAGATCCGAGAG AGCACGGGGGCACAGGTCCAGGTGGCAGGGGACATGCTGCCCAACTCGACTGAGCGAGCCATCACCATTGCTGGGATCCCACAGTCCATCATCGAGTGCGTCAAACAGATCTGCGTCGTCATGCTTGAG TCTCCCCCGAAGGGTGTCACCATCCCGTACCGACCCAAGCCATCCAGCTCTCCTGTCATCTTTGCAGGCGGCCAG GCCTATACCATTCAAGGACAGTATGCCATTCCACAGCCAGAT CTGACCAAGCTGCACCAGTTGGCAATGCAACAGTCACACTTTCCAATGTCTCATGGCAACACTGGATTCAGTG GCGTTgactccagctctgcagaggtgaAAGGCTATTGGG GTTTGGATGCCTCTGCCCAAACCACCTCCCATGAACTCACCATTCCAAATGAT ctgATTGGCTGCATCATCGGGCGTCAGGGCGCCAAGATCAACGAGATCCGTCAGATGTCCGGGGCTCAGATCAAGATTGCCAACCCCGTGGAAGGCTCTACTGACAGGCAGGTGACCATAACTGGATCTGCAGCGAGCATCAGCCTGGCCCAGTATCTAATTAATGTCAG TTTAGAAAGCGCTAAACCCTCCTCCCAGGCAGCCTCCGTCACGATCCCTGACCACCTCAGCATCAACCTCTCTCAACCCTCCAccccttcttcttcttcctcctccaccacCACCCCCTCGCTCGCCACCGCGGGGGCCTCCGACGCACCCTCCAGCCTCCCCAACCCTCTTCCGACCGCCCCTTGTGTCTCCAGTCTGCTTGGCATGAAACCTGTCCCTCTCCTGGCGCTAAATGTCGTGTCTGCGGCCAAAGGCGCCGCGGCGCCCGCCGTGCCCTGTGTCACTAACAAACTCAAAGCGGAGAAGCAAAGGTTTTCCCCGTACTGA
- the PCBP2 gene encoding poly(rC)-binding protein 2 isoform X9, translating into MDTGVIEGGLNVTLTIRLLMHGKEVGSIIGKKGESVKKMREESGARINISEGNCPERIITLAGPTNAIFKAFAMIIDKLEEDISSSMTNSTAASRPPVTLRLVVPASQCGSLIGKGGCKIKEIRESTGAQVQVAGDMLPNSTERAITIAGIPQSIIECVKQICVVMLESPPKGVTIPYRPKPSSSPVIFAGGQLTKLHQLAMQQSHFPMSHGNTGFSGVDSSSAEVKGYWGLDASAQTTSHELTIPNDLIGCIIGRQGAKINEIRQMSGAQIKIANPVEGSTDRQVTITGSAASISLAQYLINVSLESAKPSSQAASVTIPDHLSINLSQPSTPSSSSSSTTTPSLATAGASDAPSSLPNPLPTAPCVSSLLGMKPVPLLALNVVSAAKGAAAPAVPCVTNKLKAEKQRFSPY; encoded by the exons ATGGACACCGGAGTCATCGAAGGGGGTCTCAATGTCACGCTCACCATCCGGCTACTCATGCACGGAAAG GAGGTGGGAAGCATCATTGGGAAG AAAGGCGAGTCGGTGAAGAAGATGCGAGAGGAG AGCGGAGCTCGCATCAACATCTCGGAAGGGAACTGCCCCGAGCGGATCATCACCCTGGCGGGACCCACCAACGCCATCTTCAAAGCTTTTGCGATGATCATTGACAAACTGGAAGAG GACATCAGCAGCTCCATGAccaacagcacagctgccagccggCCCCCGGTCACCCTGCGGCTTGTGGTGCCCGCCAGCCAGTGCGGGTCCCTCATTGGCAAGGGAGGCTGCAAGATCAAGGAGATCCGAGAG AGCACGGGGGCACAGGTCCAGGTGGCAGGGGACATGCTGCCCAACTCGACTGAGCGAGCCATCACCATTGCTGGGATCCCACAGTCCATCATCGAGTGCGTCAAACAGATCTGCGTCGTCATGCTTGAG TCTCCCCCGAAGGGTGTCACCATCCCGTACCGACCCAAGCCATCCAGCTCTCCTGTCATCTTTGCAGGCGGCCAG CTGACCAAGCTGCACCAGTTGGCAATGCAACAGTCACACTTTCCAATGTCTCATGGCAACACTGGATTCAGTG GCGTTgactccagctctgcagaggtgaAAGGCTATTGGG GTTTGGATGCCTCTGCCCAAACCACCTCCCATGAACTCACCATTCCAAATGAT ctgATTGGCTGCATCATCGGGCGTCAGGGCGCCAAGATCAACGAGATCCGTCAGATGTCCGGGGCTCAGATCAAGATTGCCAACCCCGTGGAAGGCTCTACTGACAGGCAGGTGACCATAACTGGATCTGCAGCGAGCATCAGCCTGGCCCAGTATCTAATTAATGTCAG TTTAGAAAGCGCTAAACCCTCCTCCCAGGCAGCCTCCGTCACGATCCCTGACCACCTCAGCATCAACCTCTCTCAACCCTCCAccccttcttcttcttcctcctccaccacCACCCCCTCGCTCGCCACCGCGGGGGCCTCCGACGCACCCTCCAGCCTCCCCAACCCTCTTCCGACCGCCCCTTGTGTCTCCAGTCTGCTTGGCATGAAACCTGTCCCTCTCCTGGCGCTAAATGTCGTGTCTGCGGCCAAAGGCGCCGCGGCGCCCGCCGTGCCCTGTGTCACTAACAAACTCAAAGCGGAGAAGCAAAGGTTTTCCCCGTACTGA